The Rubricoccus marinus nucleotide sequence CGCAGGACGTGACCGAGCAGCACCACGCCGCCGAAGCGCTCGAAGCCAGCGAGCGCCGCTACAAGCAGCTCGTGGAGCACAGCCAGGACGTGATCTACCGCGCCGACCTCTCGGGCGTGTTCACGTTCGCCAACGTGGTCGCCACCCGCCTGACCGGCTACGACGAGAGCGACCTGCTCGGCATGCCCTTCTGGGACCTCGTCGCCCCCGAGCACCGCGCCGAGACCGTGGCGTTCTACGCCCGGCAGGTGGCCGACCGCGAGCCCAACACGTACCTCGAGTTCCCCGTTATCACGGCCTCTGGCGAGACGCTGTGGTTTGGCCAGAACGTGCAGCTTATCGAGGAGGACGGCGAGGTCGTCGGCATTCAGGCGCTGGCACGCAACGTGACCGACCGCCGCCGCGTGATGGACGAGTTGGTCCTGGCGCGCGAGACGGCCGAGCGCGCCATGCGCGCCCGCGAGGAGTTCCTCGCCAACATGAGCCACGAGATGCGGACGCCGCTCAACGCCGTGATCGGCATGGGCGCGCTCCTGCGCGAGACCGAGCTAAATGGTGAGCAGCGCCATTTTCTCCAGGCGCTCTCGTTCTCCGCCGAGCAGCTTCTGGCGCTCATCAACGACCTGTTGGATGTCGCCAAGATCGAGTCGGGCCAGATCCAGTTCGAGCGCGTGCCCTTCCACCTTCGCGAGGTCGTGGACGGCGTGGCGGACGCGGTCCGCTTCCGCGCCGAGGAGAAAGGCCTGGACATGCAGATCGAGGTCGACGAGACCGTGCCCGGCCACCTCGTCGGCGACTCGGTCCGGCTCAGCCAGATCCTGCTCAACCTGCTCTCCAACGCCGTCAAGTTCACCGAGCGGGGACGCGTCGAGCTTCGCGTCTCGCCCGAGACTTCCGCGCCAGAGGCCGGCGGGGACGGCCGTGCGCCAGAGGCCTCTGGCGAGCGCGTGCGGCTCCAGATCGAGGTGGAAGACACCGGCGTCGGCATCCCGGCGGACAAGGTCGCGGCCGTCTTCGAGCGCTTCTCCCAGGCGCGGACCGACACCACGCGCCGCTTTGGCGGGACGGGCCTCGGCCTCGCCATCGTCAAGGAGCTGACCGAGCGGCAGGGCGGGACCGTGGAGGTCACCAGCCGCGAAGGTCGCGGCAGTTGCTTTACCGTCACGCTGGAGTTCGCCATCGCGCACGACGCGCCAGAGGCCCACTTCGAGGAGGAGGCCGACCTCGGCGGCTCGCGCATCCTGCTCGTGGAGGACAACGCACTCAACCAGTTCGTCGCCCGGCGGATGCTGGAAAGCTGGGGCGCGACCGTGGACGTGGCCGAGAACGGCCGCGAGGGCGTGGAGGCGGTGCACGCGGCCTCTGGCGAGGGCGATCCCTTCGGGCTCGTGCTGATGGACATCCAGATGCCGGAGATGGACGGTTTCGAGGCTACGCGTCGCATCCGCGAGACGTTCGGCTCGGACGCGTTGCCCATCCTCGCGCTGACCGCCTCGGCGCTCGTCGAGCAGCGGGACCAGATGGACGAGGCCGGGATGGACGGGCTCTTGCTCAAGCCCTTTAAACCCGAGCACCTGCGCCGGACGGTCGCGGCCTTTCTCGGGCGCGGCGGCGCGCCGCCAGAGGCCGAGGCGCCAGAGTCCCTCGTGGACCTCTCCACGCTGGAGGACAACGTGGAGGGCGACCAGGAGTTCATCCGCCGTGTGGTGGAGCTGTTCGTCGACCTCGTGCCGGAGATCGTGACGACGCTCGAAGTCGCGCTCGCCAGCGACGATCTTCCGGCCATCGCGACGGCGGCGCACAAGCTCAAGTCCTCCGCCGGTATCCTCGGCGCGACGGGCCTGCACGCGGCGCTGGACGAGATCGAGACCCTCGCGATGGAGGGCCAGCCCGCCCGGCTCCCCACGCTTATCGAGGCCGCCATCGGCACCGCGGGCGCGACCATCGACGAGCTCCACTTCCGCTTTCCCTTCGACCCATGACCTGCCTCGTCGCCGACGATGACCCCGTCGCCCGCGCTCTCGTCGAGCGGTTCGTGCAACGCCACGACGCGCTCACGCTCGTCGCCGCGTGCGAGGACGCCATCGAGGCCGCCAACGTGCTCGCGGCCAAACGCGCCGAAGGGACGCCCGTCGAGTTGGTGTTTCTGGACGTGGAGATGCCCGACATGACTGGCCTGGAACTCGCCGAGGCGCTCGGCGCCGCCGCGCAGCGCCCGCAGGTGGTCCTCGTCACGTCCAAGCGCGAGTACGCCCACGAGGCCTTCGACGCCGAGGTGACCGACTACCTCGTCAAGCCGCCGTCCTACGCCCGCTTCGTCAAGGCCGTCGAGCGCGCCCTCGCGCGCCAGGCCACGCCAGAGGCTTCTGGCGAGACCGCGCCGGCCTCTGGCGCCGACCCCGACGTGCTGTTCGTCAAGGCCGACGGCAAGCACGTCCGCATCGACCTGCGCGAGACGCCGTGGATCGAGGCGCAGAAGGACTACGTGCTGTTCCACACGCCCGAGCGCGAGCACCTCGTGCACGTGACCATGAAGGCGCTGGAGGCGCGCCTGCCCGACGCCTTCGCGCGCGTCCACCGCTCCTACTTCGTGCGGCTGGACCACATCGGCGATATCGACGACTCGTCGGTCGTGATCGGCCGCAAGGTGATCCCCGTCGGCGCGACGTACCGCGCGCGGCTGCTCGACCGGCTGAACACGCTCTAGCCTCTGGCGAAGACCGGGCCTCTGGCGCCAGAGGATCGGACGCAGGGGAAAGACGGGCAGGGACCCGTTTCGCGACGCAAGTCCGGGAACGCCAGGTCTAAACCGTCTACTCAACCCAGCTTGTTGTCATCGCGAGAAGCCCGTTCGGCTGCGCTCAGGGCAGGCTCCGTGACGTGGCGATCTGGCGCCTCAGCGCTTGCCTGCACGAGATTGCCGCGCTTCGCTCGCAATGACACTGGTTTTGGTAGGGTGCCTTAGTCGCGGACGGAGAACGGGACGCGGAAGGCGTCCTCGGCCCAGCGGAGCGAGAGCACGCCTCCCTCACCGCCAGAGGCCTCCACGTCGATCGTGAACGCTTCCGTGCTGGCGTCCAGGGACTGCCGCTGCATGGGAACGCGGCCCAGATCCTGCGATTCGTCGTACCGGTTGCCGTTCTGGCCGGTCTCGCGGTTGACGATCAGCGTTCCGCCATCGGGCTGCGGAATCGAGAACAGGGTATAGGTGCCCGCGGGGACCGTGAGCGCGTCCGCGCCCTCGCCGAGCACCAGGTCGCGGTCCGTCGTCAGGTGCGTGGCCTGGTTGGCGCCGGTCCGCCAGAGGTCGCCCCAGGAGACGAGCGCGCCCCAGATGTTGCGGTCGCGGCGGAGCGGCTGCCCGTAGTCCACAGAGATCGTGGCGCCCGCCACCTCAGCGACGGTCTCGCCCCGCCCGGACAGCGCGCCGACCGATTGCCCGGCGGCGTCCATCTCGGCCCAGCGCGTAGCGGCCTGCTCTACCTCCACATCGCCGACGCGGGTGACGACGAGCGCGCGCGTGGTCTGGCCCGCATCGAGCGAGACGAGGCGGCCTCTGGCGTCGGCCTCGACGGTCATCGGGCCGCGGAAGGGGTGCCGCACGGTGACGGCCCCGTCATCCTGCACGTCACTCGTGAACGCGACGAGGCCGCGCGAGGTGAACAGCGGCTGGTCCAGCGGTCCGCCCGCCTCGACGGCGCGCTCCACCATGATCTCGAACGGCCAGTGCACCATGTCGATAAACGGGAGCGCCCGCTCCGTCAGCGCGACCATCCGGACGGTCTCGGGCTCGTCCGTCGGCCGCTGCGTTACGCGGAGGCTGTCGCCAGAGGGCTCTGCGATCTCGCGGCGCAGGACCTCGTCCGTGAGCGGCTGCCGCGTGACCGCCTCGTAGCGCACGAGGTCGCCGTCTGGACCGAGCACGAGGTCGTACGTCGTGAGCGTGGTGCGCGGCGCCCGCAGCGCGACCGTGGCTGTCATCCCCGTCGGGGTCCGCGCAAAGCGCTCCACCGCGAGGGTGTCCGAGCCCAGGCGCGTGACAAACGCGGCCTCTGGCGCATCGGAAGCCTCTGGCGCGACCGCGGAAGGGGCAGCGCAGGCGACGAGGAACACGAAGAGGAGCGGAGCGAAACGGAGCACGGCGAGAGGGGATCGGTACGGGTCGCCTTTCACTCCGGGCCCACGCCTTCGGGTTCCCGTTCTGGACCACGGCGACCCACTCGGTACCCGCGCCAGAGGCCGACTCGGGCTCTCTTTCAGTGTCATCCCGAGCGAGCGAAGCGACGAGAGATCTCAGCGCGGTCTCTATTCTTGAGCAAACAGTGCCAACGACCCCGTGCCCTCGCGCCGATCCGTCTGGGTGTACATCCTCGCGAGCCGAACCCGGGTGCTCTACACCGGCGTGACGAACAACATCGAGCGCCGGTTGAACGAGCACAGAGAGGGAGCGCCCGGTTCCTTCACGGCGCGCTACCGAGCCCGCCGGCTCGTTCACCTGGAGGAGTATCCAAACGCGCGAGACGCCATCGCGCGGGAGAAGCAGATCAAGGCGTGGCGGCGCGAGAAGAAGCGGGCGCTGATCGAGGCGGAGAATCCAGAATGGCGAGACCTCGCAGCGCCAGAGGCGGAGCGGTAGGCGAGGCGCGAGGCCTCTGGCGGGATCGGCGTTGAGATCCCTCGTCGCTGCGCTCTGTCGGGATGACGCTGTCGGGCGCGCCTGTATCTCTGGCGTCAGAGGCTGTGCGCCCAGAGGCACAAACGCCCCGCCGACCAGAGCCAGCGGGGCGCCACAGGCAAGGCTTCAGTCTGCCAGCGCGGCGGCGATGGCCTGCGCCAGAGGCGTCGTCGGGCGCCCGATGAGGCGGCTCAGCGTGTGGCTGTCGTCGTAGAGCGCGCCCTCGGACGCGGCGGCGTCGGATTGCGCGATCATCGCGGCCACAGGCGCGGGCAGGCCCATGCCTTCGAGCGCGCCGCGGTAGTCCGCCTCGGGCATGTTGCGGTACGCCACCTCGCGCCCCGACTGACGGGCGACCTCTGCGGCGTACTCCGCCATCGTGAAGGCCTCGTCGCCAGCCAGTTCGTAGACCTCGCCTGCTGGATCGTCGGCGGTGAGGACGGCAGCGGCGGCGGCAGCGTAGTCGGCCCGCGTGGCGGGCGTCAACCGCGCGTCGCCCGCGCTTCCCAGTACGGCGCCGTGCTCAACGGCTGCGCCGATGGAGCCGGTGTAGTTCTCGATGTACCAGCCGTTGCGGAGCACCGTGTACGGGACACCGCTCTCGGCCAGGTAGGCTTCTGTCTGGCGATGCTCCTCCGCGAGTCCCAGAGCTGACGTGTCGGCGTGGAGCAGGCTCGTGTACACGATGAGGCCGACGCCAGAGGCCTTCGCAGCGTCGATCACGGCGCGGTGCTGCGGCACTCGCTTGCCGATCTCGCTGGCGGAGATGAGCAGCAGGCGGTCGACGCCCTCGAAGGCTGTGGCCAGCGTCTCAGGGCGGTCGTAGTCGCCCTCGCGGACCGAGACGCCGAGAGTGGCTGCGCTCTCAGGATCGCGCGCGATAGCGACGATCTGGTCAGCCGGAACGCGGGTGAGGAGGTCGGAGATGACGAGGCGGCCGAGTTGGCCGGTCGAACCGGTGATGGCAATCATGAGTGGGGGGGATGTGGATTTGCAAACCTAGGGCCCATGCTTACTTTTGGGAAGTACATACAGAAC carries:
- a CDS encoding PAS domain S-box protein; translation: MPLSPRLLYDLALAARGSLAPQAVWDTFSAALAEHLGVDAAAVWLDGDDAPAYRHGDALARPEASGARGPAVGTAVFRLEGVGTLAMRSPELDAESVADLSEVVEAFGRSFGAASAHDTMCRQASRRLDTATEHRLAGERLAALIRTSPAAVLVENAERHVTLANQSFCTLFGIPAPPEALVGMDCAVAAEETAQLFADPQAFLDGVDRLLAARETVTAEPLALADGRILERDYVPILLDGDYEGHLWEYRDVTDRHQTATALDELREFYESILESMPAQLASFAPDGRYLYVTPSAIRDPEVRKAITGLTDEDYALIRGLPPEVPRKRMQTIRDVAASQEPVEFEESFRTREGEMRHFVRFVSPVLDDEGRTAQVLGYGLDITDRKKAENALAASEALKRGLFETALDAVLTIDREGRLVEFNPAAEQTFGFDAEDVIGEVMADLIIPHRFREGHARGMAHYLATGEGPVLGKRIELFAIRADGSEFPIELAINPVQVDEEREVFTATVRDITERKAAEDALRKSEARLRLALDVADLGTWDRTPEGEGDWDARCRSIFGVPEDGPLAFDVLRERIHPDDRDEVDRRLAHAFTPESEGAYEAEYRVVWDSGEIRWVSVRGLVLFDEATQEAVRFVGTAQDVTEQHHAAEALEASERRYKQLVEHSQDVIYRADLSGVFTFANVVATRLTGYDESDLLGMPFWDLVAPEHRAETVAFYARQVADREPNTYLEFPVITASGETLWFGQNVQLIEEDGEVVGIQALARNVTDRRRVMDELVLARETAERAMRAREEFLANMSHEMRTPLNAVIGMGALLRETELNGEQRHFLQALSFSAEQLLALINDLLDVAKIESGQIQFERVPFHLREVVDGVADAVRFRAEEKGLDMQIEVDETVPGHLVGDSVRLSQILLNLLSNAVKFTERGRVELRVSPETSAPEAGGDGRAPEASGERVRLQIEVEDTGVGIPADKVAAVFERFSQARTDTTRRFGGTGLGLAIVKELTERQGGTVEVTSREGRGSCFTVTLEFAIAHDAPEAHFEEEADLGGSRILLVEDNALNQFVARRMLESWGATVDVAENGREGVEAVHAASGEGDPFGLVLMDIQMPEMDGFEATRRIRETFGSDALPILALTASALVEQRDQMDEAGMDGLLLKPFKPEHLRRTVAAFLGRGGAPPEAEAPESLVDLSTLEDNVEGDQEFIRRVVELFVDLVPEIVTTLEVALASDDLPAIATAAHKLKSSAGILGATGLHAALDEIETLAMEGQPARLPTLIEAAIGTAGATIDELHFRFPFDP
- a CDS encoding LytR/AlgR family response regulator transcription factor is translated as MTCLVADDDPVARALVERFVQRHDALTLVAACEDAIEAANVLAAKRAEGTPVELVFLDVEMPDMTGLELAEALGAAAQRPQVVLVTSKREYAHEAFDAEVTDYLVKPPSYARFVKAVERALARQATPEASGETAPASGADPDVLFVKADGKHVRIDLRETPWIEAQKDYVLFHTPEREHLVHVTMKALEARLPDAFARVHRSYFVRLDHIGDIDDSSVVIGRKVIPVGATYRARLLDRLNTL
- a CDS encoding DUF2911 domain-containing protein, with product MLRFAPLLFVFLVACAAPSAVAPEASDAPEAAFVTRLGSDTLAVERFARTPTGMTATVALRAPRTTLTTYDLVLGPDGDLVRYEAVTRQPLTDEVLRREIAEPSGDSLRVTQRPTDEPETVRMVALTERALPFIDMVHWPFEIMVERAVEAGGPLDQPLFTSRGLVAFTSDVQDDGAVTVRHPFRGPMTVEADARGRLVSLDAGQTTRALVVTRVGDVEVEQAATRWAEMDAAGQSVGALSGRGETVAEVAGATISVDYGQPLRRDRNIWGALVSWGDLWRTGANQATHLTTDRDLVLGEGADALTVPAGTYTLFSIPQPDGGTLIVNRETGQNGNRYDESQDLGRVPMQRQSLDASTEAFTIDVEASGGEGGVLSLRWAEDAFRVPFSVRD
- a CDS encoding GIY-YIG nuclease family protein, yielding MPSRRSVWVYILASRTRVLYTGVTNNIERRLNEHREGAPGSFTARYRARRLVHLEEYPNARDAIAREKQIKAWRREKKRALIEAENPEWRDLAAPEAER
- a CDS encoding SDR family oxidoreductase → MIAITGSTGQLGRLVISDLLTRVPADQIVAIARDPESAATLGVSVREGDYDRPETLATAFEGVDRLLLISASEIGKRVPQHRAVIDAAKASGVGLIVYTSLLHADTSALGLAEEHRQTEAYLAESGVPYTVLRNGWYIENYTGSIGAAVEHGAVLGSAGDARLTPATRADYAAAAAAVLTADDPAGEVYELAGDEAFTMAEYAAEVARQSGREVAYRNMPEADYRGALEGMGLPAPVAAMIAQSDAAASEGALYDDSHTLSRLIGRPTTPLAQAIAAALAD